In Synechococcales cyanobacterium T60_A2020_003, the genomic stretch TCTCTATGGCTCACGGATATGGCGCATCACCACTTGGCGATCGCCGTGATCTTCATCATTGCGGGTCACATGTACCGTACCAACTTTGGCATCGGTCACAGCATCCGCGACATCCTGAAGTCCCACCGTCCTCCTGAAGGCACTCCCTTTGGTGGTCTGTTGGGTAAAGGTCATGAGGGTTTGTACGATACGCTGAACAACTCCTTGCACTTCCAGCTTGCTTTGGCACTGGCATCTCTGGGCGTTGTCACCTCCTTGGTGGCTCAGCACATGTACTCCCTACCTCCCTATGCCTTCATGGCACGGGATTACACCACCCAGGCAGCGCTTTACACCCACCACCAGTACATTGCTGGCTTCATTATGGTTGGTGCGTTTGCCCATGGTGCGATCTTCTTGGTTCGCGACTACGACCACAATGCCAACAAGGACAACGTGTTGGGTCGCGTGCTGGAGCACAAGGAAGCGATTATCTCCCACTTGAGCTGGGTATCGCTGTTCCTCGGCTTCCATACCTTGGGCTTGTACGTCCACAACGACGTTATGCAAGCGTTTGGTACGCCTGAGAAGCAGATCTTGATTGAACCTGTGTTTGCACAGTGGATTCAAGCGTCTCACGGTAAAGCACTGTATGGATTTGACACGCTGCTGTCTAATCCTGACAGCTTGGCAACAACAGCTTGGCCAAACCACGGCAACGTCTGGTTAGGCGGCTGGCTGGATGCCATCAACTCTGGAACGAACTCCTTGTTCCTCACGATCGGCCCTGGTGACTTCTTGGTTCACCATGCGATCGCCCTCGGTCTGCACACCACCACTCTGATTCTCGTTAAGGGTGCGTTGGATGCTCGTGGATCGAAACTGATGCCGGACAAGAAAGACTTCGGCTATAGCTTCCCTTGTGACGGCCCCGGTCGTGGCGGTACGTGCGACATCTCTGCTTGGGATGCGTTCTACCTCGCCATGTTCTGGATGTTGAACACCATTGGTTGGGTTACCTTCTACTGGCACTGGAAGCACCTGGGAATTTGGCAAGGGAACGTGGCTCAGTTCAATGAAGCGTCTCCGACGATCATGGGCTGGCTGCGTGACTACCTGTGGCTGAACTCGTCCCAGTTGATTAACGGTTATAACCCGTTTGGCATGAACAACCTGTCGGTTTGGGCTTGGATGTTCCTCTTTGGACACCTAGTTTGGGCAACGGGCTTCATGTTCCTCATCTCCTGGAGAGGATACTGGCAAGAGCTGATCGAAACGATTGTATGGGCGCACGAGCGTACGCCTCTGGCAAACTTGGTTCGCTGGAAGGACAAGCCGGTTGCACTGTCCATCGTTCAAGCTCGCTTGGTTGGTCTAGCTCACTTCACAGTTGGCTATGTCCTGACCTACGCTGCCTTCCTCATTGCCTCAACAGCGAGTCGATTTGGTTAACCTAAACGAATCTGTTGAGTTAGCAATTTAATCAATAGCCCTTCGCCAACGAGAGGTGAGGGGCTATTATCTTTTAGAGGGCTTGAAACGCGGAGGAGAACGCTATGTTTGGTTTGGGTTGGCCTGAAATTGCAATCATTGCATTTATCGCTCTGTTAATTTTTGGGCCGAAAAAGATTCCGGAACTGGGGGGAGCACTGGGTAAAACGCTCCGGGGCTTTAAGGACGAGATGAATAAGCCTGCGGGTGAGCTTGAGGGCGAGGGTGAGGATGTTGACCAGGATGATGCCTAGAACTCAGGTGTTTTGAGCATTTGGCATCATTGGATCATGAGACAGTTTTTCCTCGGATGTGCGGTTTGGGCGTATAAAGACTGGGTTGGTGACTTTTTCCCTCTAGGAAGTCGTTCCTCCGATTTTCTACGCCTCTATAGCGAACGCTTAACAACCGTAGAAGGCAACACTACTTTCTATTCGGTTCCCGGTAAGAACATGGTGCAGCGCTGGGCAACGGAAACCCCTCCAGACTTTCAGTTTTGCCTGAAGCTACCGAAAACCATTAGCCATCAAGGGGCGATCGCTCCCTACGTCACCAACGCGATCGCCTTTTTAGAACACATGGATTTGCTAGGATCTCGGCTTGGCCCCTTGATGCTACAACTGCCCCCCAGCTACGGGGTACAGTATTTAGAGGATTTGCGGAATTTTCTGAAGGGATGGGGCGATCGCCATCCCCTAGCGGTCGAAGTGCGCCATTTAGACTGGTTCAGTAAAGCCGCCCAGGCGTTGAACGAGATGCTGCGGGAATTCCAAGTTGGGCGAATTGTGCTGGATACGCGACCGATCTACAACTGTCCGGAGGATCCGCAAATCGCGTCCGAACGGCGGAAGCCTCAAGTTCCCCTAGCCGCAGACGTAACGGCTCCGTTCACCATTGTTCGCTACATTAGCCACCCCACCCTATCGATGAACCAGGGTTATCTCGATGAGTGGGTTCATCAGGTCAGCCAGTGGCTCAAGCAGGGAACTCGGATCTATTTCTTCGTACATTGCCCTCAGGAAGTTCACTCCCCTGCGATCGCTCGTCATTTTCAAGCGTGCCTAGAAGCACAATCCATTGCGGTTCCGCCCCTACCCTGGAACCAGATTCAGCAGCCCGACACCCAACTTAGCCTCTTCTGATCGGGAAAATTAAGCAAATCTCCATCTTGCGATGGCAGCATCTTCCAATCAGGCAAGTTAACATGGTTAAAAATGTTGATATTTCTTAATAGTCATTATCAGTTTTTGCATGACCGCTTCTTCACCAGATTTGGGCGATCGCCCTCAATCCTTGGGGGTAAAAATTAAAGCATTTATTCGAGACAAGATCTTATTTGGCAACGAGCCAACCCCCGAACTTCTCGCCATCTTGTTGGTGTATCTCGTTCAAGGGGTTTTAGGTATATCGCGCTTAGCGGTTAGCTTCTTTCTGAAAGACGATTTAGGACTCACGCCTGCCCAAACCTCAGCCCTACTCGGTATCGCAGCGCTGCCTTGGGTCATTAAACCCCTGTTTGGGTTTCTCTCCGATGGGTTACCCATCTTCGGCTATCGTCGTCGCCCCTACCTGGTTCTAGCCGGACTCCTGGGGACAGGATGCTGGTTGGCGATGGCTACCGTGATCCATTCTGCGTGGGCTGCAACCCTAGCCATGACCCTCAACTCCCTGTCCGTAGCAGTGAGTGATGTGATCGTAGACTCGATCGTGGTGGAACGGGCGCGGCGAGAGTCCATTGAAAAAGCAGGTTCACTCCAATCAATCTCCTGGGGCGCATCGGCCTTTGGAGGACTGCTGACCGCTTACTTGAGTGGATTTCTCCTCCAGCAGTTCAGCACCCAAATCGTCTTTGGAATTACGGCCATCTTCCCCCTGATCGTGACGTTAGTGGCAGGACTGGTGACCGAGGCCAAGGTGGATCACTCCTCGGAGTGGACGGTCGTACAGCAACAGATGAGAGACTTGTGGAAAGCGGTGTCTCGTCCTGCCATTCTCCTCCCTACGGCCTTCGTGTTCATCTGGCAGGCGACCCCAACCGCAGAATCCGCTTTCTTCTTCTTCACCACCAACGAATTAGGGTTTGAACCAGAATTTTTGGGACGAGTTCGCCTAGTGACAAGCGTTGCTTCCCTCATTGGGATTTGGCTCTTCCAGCGTTTTTTCCGTAGCGTTCCGTTCCGTCAAATTTTTGCCTGGACGACCATCCTCTCTGCGCTGTTGGGCATGACAGCTCTCCTGCTTGTAACCCACGCAAACCGGGCGATCGGGATTGATGATTACTGGTTCAGCTTAGGCGATAGCTTGGTCTTGACCGTCATGGGGCAAATTGCCTTTATGCCTGTGCTGGTATTGGCAGCGCGTCTTTGTCCAAAAGGGGTGGAAGCGACTCTCTTTGCCCTGTTGATGTCGGTCTTTAACCTCGCAGGCATGATTTCCCACGAGTTGGGGGCTGGCCTGACCTACATCATGGGCGTTACGGAAACCAACTTTGAAAACCTGTGGCTGTTAGTTATATTAACGAATGTAACAACGCTGTTTCCCTTGCTGTTTATCAGGTGGCTACCGTCTGGGGATATCAATCCAGACGACATTGAGGAAGGATACCCGATCGTCGAGTCTCCAGAACCAGTGCTTGAGGGACACCCGAACTAACTATCTAGCCTGTTTCATCCGTCCACATTTGCAAACCGTCTGCTCGTTTTCATATCTATTTATGCAAAGTCTCTCCGTTGATCCGAGTTCCTTGAGTGCGTCCAACCTGTCCTATTCCCTAGAGGATTGGCAGAAAGGCTATGAGTCGTTGCGGGACGAATATACTTACTGGATTGATGATATAGAAGGTGCGATTCCAGCCGATCTCGAAGGAACACTCTTTCGTAATGGGCCTGGATTGCTTGATGTAAACGGTCAACCGATTCAGCATCCCTTTGATGGAGATGGCATGGTGTGTGCGATCGCCTTTAAGGACGGCAAAGCCCATTTTCAGAATCGCTACGTGCGAACAGAGGGCTACGTCGCAGAACAAAAAGCCGGACGGATTCTCTATCGTGGCGTCTTTGGCACCGAAAAGGCTGGGGGATGGTTGGCAAACGCCTTTGACTTTAAGTTGAAAAACATCGCGAACACCCACGTCGTTTATTGGGGTGGAAAGTTGCTAGCCCTTTGGGAAGCGGCAGAACCCTATTGCCTCAATCCACAGACCTTAGAAACCCTAGGGATTGAGCGATTTGACGGTCAGTTACAGCACGGGGAAGCCTTTGCCGCCCATCCTCGGTTTGATCCCTCCTGCGCGGCAGACGGTGGCGCACCCCGGATGGTGAACTTTTCGATTAAACCGGGACTGTCCACCACGATTACAGTTTTTGAACTCAACCAGGCGGGAGAGATTGTAGAGCGTCACGCCCATTCCGTTCCGGGCTTTGCGTTCATTCATGATTTTGCAATCACGCCCAACTACTGTATTTTTCTCCAGAATCCAATCGCGTTTAATCCTCTCCCGATGGCGCTCGGTCTGCGCAGCGCTGCCGAATGTCTATCCGTAGATCATCGCCAACCCACAAAGCTTTTGGTGATTCCGCGTCATAGCAACGGCTCGGTGCAAAGCTTCACAACCCAGGCGGGCTTTGTCTTCCACCATGTCAATGCCTTCGAGCAAGACGGTCAGATTGTGCTCGATTCGGTGTGTTACGCAGACTTCCCCAGGGTGCGATCGGATGAGGATTTCCGCGAGGTCAAGTTTGCCCGAATTCCGCCCGGTCAACTCTGGCGATTCTGCATGAACTTAGAGAAAGGGACGGTAGAACGTCAGCAGTTAGATCAGCGTGGATGTGAATTTCCGGTTGTCCATCCGGGGTTGGTGGGTCGTCCCTATCGCTATTTTTATATCGGTGCAACCCACGCCCCAGAAGGAAATGCGCCCCTGCAAGCAATTATGAAAGTGGATCTGGAGTCCGGCGATCGCCAACTCTGGAGTGCGGCTCCGCGTGGATTTATTGGTGAACCGATTTTTGTGCCGCGATCGCCCCATAATTCCGAAGCCCCTGAAGACGAGGGTTGGGTACTCTCTCTCTGTTTCAACGCCGAAAAAGAGTGTTCAGAGTTAGTAATTTTGGATGCTCAGGATTTCGGGAAGGGAGCGATCGCTCGTCTACGGCTGAAGCACCATGTTCCTTATGGATTGCACGGTATGTTTACGCCAGAGTACTTTGGTTCTCATCCGAATCTCCAACAGAGTTAGAGGGAATCTGAGATCTGCGACTTCTGGTCAACGTCCCAACCGTTGCTGATCAGAATCATCAGAGAAGTCGCAGATCTGAACCCTCTCTTATAGCTGTTGCCAGCTAGCTTAGGACATGGACATTTTGGTGGGGCGGCGAAGCCGCCCCACCAAAATGTCCTAACCGATATGGCTAGCGCTATACATCCCAAACCCACCGCCTCCAGGCGTTTCCACCACAAACGAATCTCCCGATGATACGTCTACCTCTGCACAGCCCGACAATTCCTCTACCGTGCCATCCTGCCGCGCAACCCAATTATGTCCCGTTTTTCCAGGTTGTCCACCCTGAAGCCCAAACGGTGCAACCCTGCGGTGTCCCGACAGAATGGCAGCCGTCATCGCCTCGCGGAATTGGATGCGGCGCACAACTCCATTTCCACCGCGATGCTGTCCTTGTCCACCACTGTTCTCCCGAATCGAGAATTCCTCCACAAGGACAGGAAACCGCCACTCCAGCACCTCTGGATCAGTAAGACGAGAATTGGTCATGTGGGTCTGAACGGCATCGGTGCCATCAAAGGTTGCACCTGCGCCCGAACCGCCGCAAATCGTTTCGTAGTATTGGTGTTTCTCGTTGCCAAAGGTGAAATTGTTCATCGTGCCTTGGGCAGCGGCCATGACCCCTAGCGCCCCGTAAAGGGCATTGGCGATCGCCTGGGACGTTTCCACATTTCCAGCAACGACCGCAGCCGGATAGGCGGGATTGAGCATACAGCCGTCGGGAATCGTAATTTTAAGCGGTTTGAGACAGCCTGCATTGAGGGGAATATCGTCATCGACAAGGCTACGGAAGACGTAGAGTACAACAGCCTTCGTAATGGCTAGCGGTGCATTTAAATTCGTAGACTTTTGCGGAGAGGTTCCCGTAAAGTCGATGTGGGCAGTACGGTTTTGGTTGTCGATCGTCACCTGAACATTGATGGTACTGCCATCATCCATGACATAGGTGAACTGTCCATCGTGGAGTTTTTCGATCACTCGTTGTACAGAAGCAGTTGCATTATCTTGAACGTGGTGCATATAGGCTTGAACGGTGGGTAGGCCAAAGTGTTCAACAATGCGCTGGAGTTCCTGACCACCTCGCTCATTAGCCGCAATTTGGGCTTGGAGGTCGGCAATATTTTGATCGGGATTCCGAGCAGGATAGATACTGCTGGTTAGACGTTGGCAAATTTCTTCCTCGCAGAATTCACCCTGCTTAACGAGTTGAACGTTATCCAATAACACCCCTTCTTGATCGATAGAGGTGCTGTAGGGCGGCATAGAACCGGGCGTGATGCCGCCAATATCAGCATGATGGCCTCGTGAGGCGACATAGAAAGTAGGGCGATCGCCTTCTAGAAAGACAGGCGTGATTACGGTAATATCCGGTAGGTGGGTTCCTCCGTTATAGGGATTGTTGGAAACGTAGACATCGCCTGGTTTCAAAGTGTCTCCCTTGGATTGGATTAGGCTACCAACACTTTCACTCATGGAACCAAGGTGAACCGGGATGTGGGGCGCATTGGCAACGAGTTGGCCGTTATCGTCAAACAGCGCACAGGAGAAATCGAGCCTTTCTTTGATGTTGACGGAATAGCTGGTGTTTTGGAGGGTGATGCCCATCTCGTCAGCGATCGCCTGAAAGAGATTGTTGAAAATCTCTAGCATAACGGGGTCGGGCGTTGAATGGTCTGTTTCGTGATTTCGCGATGCAGCCGAGAATTCTATCTGCTTGGCTTTTTGTAGAACCAAGGCATTGCGTTCGGTCAACGTCGCACTCCATCCGGGTTCAACAACATTGGTTCCGGTAGCTTCAAGAATGAGCGCGACTCCATCAATGCGATCGCCCGGACGGAGATCATTGCGCTGGTAGACTGGAGCTTCGTGCCATTGATCGTGGGTATAGACCGAGACCGTAGCGATCGGCGTGAGTAGGGACTCTCTTTTTGTCCAGAGTTTTGATTCTTCGAGGGAAGGTGATCGCCCAATCACTTCTACAGATACAGCCTCCACAATCAACGCTTTATGGGGAACGATAAATCCGTAGCGCTGCTGATGGTTTTGCTCAAAGTGCGATTGCATATCCTCTAGATCGCCAAACGGAACCAGAAGCGATGAGTCGGTTCCGGCATAGCGCAGATGGACTTTAGGTCGAGTTTCTAATCGCTCTCGATCAATTCCCTGCTGGAGAACTTCGGCTTGTCCTTCCTGAGATAGAGTATCTATGATGTGCTGAAGCGAGGATAACACATCTAGATTTAACTCTGCTTCTACGGCTTTCTCGTTGAGCGATCGAACGTCGGCGAGACCAATACCGTAGGCCGAGAGAACGCCCGCATAGGGATGGAGAAAGATCTGGGTCATGCCCAGCGCATCGGCAATTAAACAGGCGTGCTGTCCTCCTGCCCCGCCAAAGCAGCACAGCGTATATTCGGTAATGTCATATCCCCGCTGTACCGAGATCTTTTTGATGGCATTTGCCATTTTATCGATGGCGATCGCTAAATAGCCTGCGGCAACCTGTTCTGGAGAGCGGCGATCGCCTGTCTTGGCTTCGATTTCAGTGGTCTGTTTTGCAAAGGCTTGTTTCACAATTTCTTGATCTAAAGGGAGATCCCCCGTTGCGCCAAAGACGTTCGGAAAAAACTCCGGTTGGAGTTTGCCCAACATCACGTTGCAGTCCGTCACGGTCAATGGCCCTCCTTGGCGATAGCAGGCTGGCCCCGGATTGGCTCCGGCAGACTCTGGCCCCACTCGATATCGCGCTCCATCAAAAAAGAGAATGGATCCCCCTCCAGCCGCAACGGTGTGAATAGACAGCATTGGGGCACGAAGCCGCACCCCTGCTACCTCCGTTTCAAAGACGCGCTCGTATTCCCCGTTAAAGTGAGAGACATCAGTAGACGTTCCGCCCATATCGAAACCGATGATTTTATCAAATCCTGCTCTGAGGCTAGTTTTGACCGCCCCAACAATGCCCCCCGCTGGGCCGGAGAGAATGCTGTCTTTGCCCTGGAACAGATGGGCGTCTGTAAGTCCACCGTCGGATTTCATAAACTCCAATTTGGGACGGTGTGTTTCTGTCGGTTCAACGGGATCAAGAGCAGAAGTTATCTGATTTACATAGCGACGCAGAATCGGAGAAAGATAGGCATCTAAAACGGTAGTATCGCCACGACTAACAAACTTCATTAGGGGACTGACTTCATGGGAGATTGAGACTTGCGGGAAGCCAATCTGACGGGCGATCGCCCCTATTTCTCTTTCATGTTCTGGATAGCGATAGCCGTGGAGAAA encodes the following:
- the psaB gene encoding photosystem I core protein PsaB; translated protein: MATKFPKFSQDLAQDPTTRRIWYGIATAHDFESHDGMTEENLYQKIFASHFGHLAIIFLWTSGNLFHVAWQGNFEQWIKDPLNVRPIAHAIWDPHFGKPAVDAFTQAGASNPVNIAYSGVYHWWYTIGMRSNADLYTGAVFLMILSAIFLFAGWLHLQPKFRPSLSWFKNAESRLNHHLAGLFGVSSLAWTGHLVHVAIPESRGQHVGWDNFLSTPPHPAGLMPFFTGNWGVYAQNPDTAGHVFGTSQGAGTAILTFLGGFHPQTESLWLTDMAHHHLAIAVIFIIAGHMYRTNFGIGHSIRDILKSHRPPEGTPFGGLLGKGHEGLYDTLNNSLHFQLALALASLGVVTSLVAQHMYSLPPYAFMARDYTTQAALYTHHQYIAGFIMVGAFAHGAIFLVRDYDHNANKDNVLGRVLEHKEAIISHLSWVSLFLGFHTLGLYVHNDVMQAFGTPEKQILIEPVFAQWIQASHGKALYGFDTLLSNPDSLATTAWPNHGNVWLGGWLDAINSGTNSLFLTIGPGDFLVHHAIALGLHTTTLILVKGALDARGSKLMPDKKDFGYSFPCDGPGRGGTCDISAWDAFYLAMFWMLNTIGWVTFYWHWKHLGIWQGNVAQFNEASPTIMGWLRDYLWLNSSQLINGYNPFGMNNLSVWAWMFLFGHLVWATGFMFLISWRGYWQELIETIVWAHERTPLANLVRWKDKPVALSIVQARLVGLAHFTVGYVLTYAAFLIASTASRFG
- the tatA gene encoding twin-arginine translocase TatA/TatE family subunit, with the protein product MFGLGWPEIAIIAFIALLIFGPKKIPELGGALGKTLRGFKDEMNKPAGELEGEGEDVDQDDA
- a CDS encoding DUF72 domain-containing protein; its protein translation is MRQFFLGCAVWAYKDWVGDFFPLGSRSSDFLRLYSERLTTVEGNTTFYSVPGKNMVQRWATETPPDFQFCLKLPKTISHQGAIAPYVTNAIAFLEHMDLLGSRLGPLMLQLPPSYGVQYLEDLRNFLKGWGDRHPLAVEVRHLDWFSKAAQALNEMLREFQVGRIVLDTRPIYNCPEDPQIASERRKPQVPLAADVTAPFTIVRYISHPTLSMNQGYLDEWVHQVSQWLKQGTRIYFFVHCPQEVHSPAIARHFQACLEAQSIAVPPLPWNQIQQPDTQLSLF
- a CDS encoding folate/biopterin family MFS transporter produces the protein MTASSPDLGDRPQSLGVKIKAFIRDKILFGNEPTPELLAILLVYLVQGVLGISRLAVSFFLKDDLGLTPAQTSALLGIAALPWVIKPLFGFLSDGLPIFGYRRRPYLVLAGLLGTGCWLAMATVIHSAWAATLAMTLNSLSVAVSDVIVDSIVVERARRESIEKAGSLQSISWGASAFGGLLTAYLSGFLLQQFSTQIVFGITAIFPLIVTLVAGLVTEAKVDHSSEWTVVQQQMRDLWKAVSRPAILLPTAFVFIWQATPTAESAFFFFTTNELGFEPEFLGRVRLVTSVASLIGIWLFQRFFRSVPFRQIFAWTTILSALLGMTALLLVTHANRAIGIDDYWFSLGDSLVLTVMGQIAFMPVLVLAARLCPKGVEATLFALLMSVFNLAGMISHELGAGLTYIMGVTETNFENLWLLVILTNVTTLFPLLFIRWLPSGDINPDDIEEGYPIVESPEPVLEGHPN
- a CDS encoding carotenoid oxygenase family protein is translated as MQSLSVDPSSLSASNLSYSLEDWQKGYESLRDEYTYWIDDIEGAIPADLEGTLFRNGPGLLDVNGQPIQHPFDGDGMVCAIAFKDGKAHFQNRYVRTEGYVAEQKAGRILYRGVFGTEKAGGWLANAFDFKLKNIANTHVVYWGGKLLALWEAAEPYCLNPQTLETLGIERFDGQLQHGEAFAAHPRFDPSCAADGGAPRMVNFSIKPGLSTTITVFELNQAGEIVERHAHSVPGFAFIHDFAITPNYCIFLQNPIAFNPLPMALGLRSAAECLSVDHRQPTKLLVIPRHSNGSVQSFTTQAGFVFHHVNAFEQDGQIVLDSVCYADFPRVRSDEDFREVKFARIPPGQLWRFCMNLEKGTVERQQLDQRGCEFPVVHPGLVGRPYRYFYIGATHAPEGNAPLQAIMKVDLESGDRQLWSAAPRGFIGEPIFVPRSPHNSEAPEDEGWVLSLCFNAEKECSELVILDAQDFGKGAIARLRLKHHVPYGLHGMFTPEYFGSHPNLQQS
- a CDS encoding hydantoinase B/oxoprolinase family protein, with product MLQVFADRGGTFTDLVVVTDNPAIAHRLSDQPRFQVTPLPDQQWVIVYKLLSEQPDRYKDAVIQGIRDILGLSSTDPIPSGVIAGVKMGTTVTTNALLERKGDRTVFVTTQGFRDALRIGYQNRPNIFARQIVLPEMLYERVVEVNERYTAEGEERVSLTPGEIDRVTQQLQAAYDDGIRSCAIVFLHGYRYPEHEREIGAIARQIGFPQVSISHEVSPLMKFVSRGDTTVLDAYLSPILRRYVNQITSALDPVEPTETHRPKLEFMKSDGGLTDAHLFQGKDSILSGPAGGIVGAVKTSLRAGFDKIIGFDMGGTSTDVSHFNGEYERVFETEVAGVRLRAPMLSIHTVAAGGGSILFFDGARYRVGPESAGANPGPACYRQGGPLTVTDCNVMLGKLQPEFFPNVFGATGDLPLDQEIVKQAFAKQTTEIEAKTGDRRSPEQVAAGYLAIAIDKMANAIKKISVQRGYDITEYTLCCFGGAGGQHACLIADALGMTQIFLHPYAGVLSAYGIGLADVRSLNEKAVEAELNLDVLSSLQHIIDTLSQEGQAEVLQQGIDRERLETRPKVHLRYAGTDSSLLVPFGDLEDMQSHFEQNHQQRYGFIVPHKALIVEAVSVEVIGRSPSLEESKLWTKRESLLTPIATVSVYTHDQWHEAPVYQRNDLRPGDRIDGVALILEATGTNVVEPGWSATLTERNALVLQKAKQIEFSAASRNHETDHSTPDPVMLEIFNNLFQAIADEMGITLQNTSYSVNIKERLDFSCALFDDNGQLVANAPHIPVHLGSMSESVGSLIQSKGDTLKPGDVYVSNNPYNGGTHLPDITVITPVFLEGDRPTFYVASRGHHADIGGITPGSMPPYSTSIDQEGVLLDNVQLVKQGEFCEEEICQRLTSSIYPARNPDQNIADLQAQIAANERGGQELQRIVEHFGLPTVQAYMHHVQDNATASVQRVIEKLHDGQFTYVMDDGSTINVQVTIDNQNRTAHIDFTGTSPQKSTNLNAPLAITKAVVLYVFRSLVDDDIPLNAGCLKPLKITIPDGCMLNPAYPAAVVAGNVETSQAIANALYGALGVMAAAQGTMNNFTFGNEKHQYYETICGGSGAGATFDGTDAVQTHMTNSRLTDPEVLEWRFPVLVEEFSIRENSGGQGQHRGGNGVVRRIQFREAMTAAILSGHRRVAPFGLQGGQPGKTGHNWVARQDGTVEELSGCAEVDVSSGDSFVVETPGGGGFGMYSASHIG